A genomic region of Zea mays cultivar B73 chromosome 6, Zm-B73-REFERENCE-NAM-5.0, whole genome shotgun sequence contains the following coding sequences:
- the LOC103630821 gene encoding E3 ubiquitin-protein ligase ATL42, with translation MALRLPSHQLAPLAVLVCAAVAAYDEELSASPPSDNNNTPAGLGIKVPFRPRVAIVVGIFTMIFSLTFLLLMYAKFCHPSSSSSPPQPASNNGAAAAAVCVGLPKQVIESLPFFRFATLRGARHGMECSVCLARFDDADLLRLLPRCRHAFHLACVDRWLQSSATCPLCRSNVDADDAKLDADHALSSGRFDDGAAAEAAGSGRDLLDIFVERVPGPDRHKHRIIVSDVVFKSRWSELNSADLIALDTEMLRSMSSGRFVFPPDSPYCAAPEHKLAAEDQEETTMANKNKERKRLLEPVVVVDAPLGGECSSGSAVSASAARMISSGVRSMSEIVSLPRLRAAARERLSEEENRRWLPIARRTARWFAGRASGGQEEHRAVHVVAAEHDGV, from the coding sequence ATGGCGCTGCGGCTGCCAAGCCACCAGCTCGCTCCCCTCGCGGTCCTCGTCTGTGCCGCCGTGGCAGCGTATGACGAGGAGCTGTCTGCTTCTCCGCCGTCGGATAACAACAACACACCGGCGGGCCTGGGCATCAAGGTGCCCTTCCGCCCCCGAGTGGCAATCGTGGTCGGCATCTTCACCATGATCTTCTCCCTCACCTTCCTCCTCCTCATGTACGCCAAGTTCTGCCacccctcctcctcctcgtctCCGCCACAGCCCGCCTCCAACAATGGCGCAGCTGCAGCAGCGGTGTGCGTCGGACTCCCCAAGCAGGTCATCGAGTCGCTGCCCTTCTTCCGGTTCGCCACCCTGCGCGGGGCGCGCCATGGGATGGAGTGCTCCGTCTGCCTCGCCCGCTTCGACGACGCCGACCTCCTCCGCCTCCTGCCGCGCTGCCGCCACGCCTTCCACCTCGCCTGCGTCGACCGCTGGCTCCAGTCCAGCGCCACCTGCCCGCTCTGCCGGTCCAACGTCGACGCCGACGACGCCAAGCTCGACGCCGACCACGCGCTGTCTTCCGGACGCTTCGACGACGGCGCTGCTGCTGAGGCGGCGGGGAGCGGCCGCGATCTCCTCGACATCTTCGTGGAGCGCGTGCCCGGACCGGACAGGCACAAGCACCGCATCATCGTGTCCGACGTGGTGTTCAAGAGCCGGTGGAGCGAGCTCAACTCTGCGGACCTCATCGCTCTCGACACGGAGATGCTTCGCTCCATGTCCAGCGGCCGCTTCGTGTTCCCGCCAGATTCCCCTTATTGCGCGGCACCGGAGCACAAGCTAGCAGCAGAGGATCAGGAGGAGACGACGATGGCGAACAAGAACAAGGAGAGGAAGCGCCTGCTGGAGCCTGTCGTTGTGGTGGACGCACCACTCGGTGGCGAGTGCAGCAGCGGCTCCGCCGTGTCGGCGTCCGCGGCCAGGATGATATCGTCCGGGGTGCGCTCCATGTCGGAGATCGTGAGCCTGCCACGGCTGCGCGCCGCGGCGAGGGAGCGGCTGTCGGAGGAGGAGAATCGGCGGTGGCTGCCCATCGCACGGCGGACGGCGCGGTGGTTCGCCGGGCGCGCCAGCGGGGGGCAGGAGGAGCACCGAGCTGTCCACGTCGTGGCGGCGGAGCATGATGGTGTGTAG